One genomic segment of Candidatus Hinthialibacter antarcticus includes these proteins:
- a CDS encoding STAS domain-containing protein, with amino-acid sequence MQIAEAKQKNICLLSLSGDIESDDVNLFEDKLRELLKRGEKYVVMDFKMVDVVPLSITQPLIRFGNSIRANKGGVILRDLPETFRFVLKIIKISHLFEFKRSG; translated from the coding sequence ATGCAGATTGCTGAGGCAAAACAAAAAAACATCTGTCTTCTTTCATTGTCTGGTGATATTGAATCGGACGATGTGAATCTATTTGAGGACAAATTGCGCGAACTGCTTAAGCGCGGCGAAAAGTACGTCGTCATGGATTTCAAAATGGTGGATGTGGTTCCATTGTCTATTACCCAACCTCTTATTCGGTTTGGAAATAGTATTCGCGCCAACAAAGGCGGCGTGATTTTAAGAGATTTGCCGGAAACATTTCGGTTTGTGTTAAAAATTATCAAGATCAGCCATTTGTTTGAATTTAAGCGCTCTGGTTAA
- a CDS encoding sigma-54 dependent transcriptional regulator has product MATILIAEDEAKMRKILALALSEDGHEILEAQNAEEAASTIRTHSVSLVISDLRMPGGGGMALLKSVQEINHYIPVIILTAYGTIENAVDALKNGAVDYLLKPCDLDEIKLAVEKALQIQQLELENIYLRNEISDHFGDDVIISRSESMKRVTDLVKRVSQGDGIVLISGESGCGKEMIARSIHLQSARREKAFVTVKCAGIPADLLEIELFGRVRNLHGGPTGPLSGKFELANSGTLFLDEVGELPSRIQGKILRTLSDSTIEPVGGVREKKVDVRIIAATRHDLEERVQNEMFRSELYYRLNVLPIRLPPLRERTEDIPPLIEHYLNMKTSGKPPLSFTQSDMNEMVKYSWPGNVRELQNLVERALVLGSTSAKELLPPSQLAQETADSLPLQDQGLLEQSYKEAKKFVLERFERAYFSNVLKKTNGNVSRAAKMADVHRKNLHVKISELGLDPHKLSQTDDSPHSDS; this is encoded by the coding sequence ATGGCTACAATTCTCATCGCGGAAGACGAAGCCAAAATGCGCAAGATTCTCGCATTGGCTTTATCAGAAGATGGCCATGAGATTCTCGAAGCGCAAAACGCTGAGGAAGCCGCCTCTACCATACGCACCCACTCCGTCAGCCTTGTCATCAGCGATTTGCGAATGCCGGGCGGCGGCGGCATGGCGCTGCTGAAATCCGTTCAGGAGATCAACCACTACATCCCGGTCATTATTCTCACGGCGTACGGCACTATTGAAAACGCCGTCGATGCGCTCAAAAACGGCGCCGTCGATTACTTGCTCAAACCCTGCGACCTGGATGAAATCAAACTCGCCGTTGAAAAAGCGCTGCAAATTCAACAACTCGAATTAGAAAACATATACCTGCGCAACGAGATATCAGACCACTTTGGCGATGATGTCATCATTTCGCGCTCCGAGTCAATGAAACGGGTCACCGACCTCGTAAAGCGCGTGTCCCAAGGCGACGGCATCGTCTTGATTTCAGGCGAAAGCGGTTGCGGCAAAGAAATGATCGCCCGCAGCATCCACCTGCAAAGCGCCCGCCGCGAAAAAGCGTTTGTTACAGTGAAATGCGCTGGAATCCCGGCAGATTTGCTCGAAATTGAACTGTTTGGGCGCGTACGGAATCTACACGGCGGCCCAACCGGCCCGCTGTCGGGCAAATTTGAACTCGCCAACAGCGGCACCCTCTTTTTAGATGAAGTGGGAGAATTGCCGTCCCGCATTCAAGGTAAAATCCTACGGACGCTGAGCGACAGCACTATTGAACCCGTTGGCGGCGTTCGTGAAAAGAAAGTCGACGTTCGAATCATTGCCGCAACCCGTCACGATCTCGAAGAGCGCGTCCAAAACGAAATGTTCCGTTCCGAACTCTATTACCGGCTTAATGTACTGCCGATCCGCTTGCCGCCGCTACGTGAACGAACGGAAGATATCCCGCCGTTGATTGAACATTACCTCAACATGAAAACGTCGGGTAAGCCGCCATTATCTTTCACACAGAGTGATATGAACGAGATGGTGAAATATTCATGGCCCGGAAACGTGCGTGAATTACAAAACCTTGTCGAGCGCGCCTTGGTGTTGGGTTCAACCAGCGCAAAAGAACTGTTGCCGCCATCGCAACTGGCGCAGGAGACGGCGGATTCTCTTCCCCTTCAGGACCAGGGGCTATTAGAGCAATCCTATAAAGAGGCGAAAAAATTTGTCCTTGAGCGTTTTGAACGCGCCTATTTTTCAAATGTATTGAAAAAGACAAACGGCAATGTGTCACGCGCCGCAAAAATGGCTGACGTGCACCGTAAAAACCTGCATGTCAAAATTTCTGAACTCGGCCTTGATCCCCACAAACTCTCTCAAACTGATGATTCGCCTCATTCCGATTCCTGA
- a CDS encoding YdjY domain-containing protein, with amino-acid sequence MIEVSGDKVTFGGKIYPARFNSRNDRANGHHFIVWSGGGNARKALIESNVPDVDILAKLIATGAKPGDNLTAEAWTERKDEKSTAPDQRVEGTKIRITVEWDGVEHRMGEMIESASESDFDIRVGGHAALVPVWRSGCVTCLFSCPGGRTSNHAFTIRDQALDRKTFRAIESNLPKDGAAVRVNFYSSSSK; translated from the coding sequence ATGATAGAAGTTAGTGGCGATAAGGTTACATTTGGTGGAAAGATATATCCCGCCCGGTTTAATTCTCGAAACGACCGCGCAAACGGTCATCATTTCATTGTTTGGTCGGGTGGAGGCAACGCTCGAAAAGCCTTAATAGAATCGAATGTCCCAGATGTAGATATATTGGCGAAACTAATCGCAACCGGAGCCAAACCGGGTGATAATTTGACGGCGGAAGCGTGGACGGAGCGCAAAGACGAGAAGTCCACCGCTCCTGACCAGCGGGTAGAGGGAACAAAGATACGCATCACAGTCGAATGGGACGGCGTTGAACACCGCATGGGTGAAATGATCGAAAGCGCATCTGAATCTGACTTTGATATTCGCGTCGGCGGACATGCGGCGCTGGTTCCGGTTTGGCGATCAGGATGCGTGACCTGTTTATTCTCTTGCCCGGGTGGAAGGACCAGCAACCATGCGTTTACGATTCGCGATCAGGCGCTGGATCGAAAAACCTTCCGGGCGATTGAGTCGAATCTCCCCAAAGATGGCGCCGCAGTGAGGGTCAATTTTTATAGTTCATCCAGTAAGTGA